The segment TTGTAGATGATGGTACGGAATTACAGAGTTAAATTCAAGTAAAACAAGATTGGGGAATAGTTTTTCTTGACAAGCCGTTGGCTCGTTGGTACATTAACCAACAACCAGGGAGGAAACATAATGATCACATTTGAAGAAGCGGAAATCAGGGCAAAGATCATCAAGTCCATGTCGCACCCCGTGCGGTTGATGATAATTGAGTTTCTGAAAGGCCGCGAACGTTCCTTTTCGGAAATGTTTGACCTTTTTAAGCTTGACAAATCAACTGTCTCAAAACATCTGCTGGTGCTGAAG is part of the Deltaproteobacteria bacterium genome and harbors:
- a CDS encoding ArsR family transcriptional regulator translates to MITFEEAEIRAKIIKSMSHPVRLMIIEFLKGRERSFSEMFDLFKLDKSTVSKHLLVLK